The Thiohalophilus sp. genomic interval ACCACCCCGGAGAGCCAGGCCGAATGCAGACGCCCCAGGCGGGCGATGCCGGCTGCCAGCACTGCGCCGACAAAGATTGTGAGTACCAGTCCCAGCAGACTCATGGGGCGCGTTTTATCCTTTTACAGACAACGGGTTTTTAACCCGCTGAACATAACGGTCTAGGGTTGTTGTGGCGCAATGCATCGCACAATACCACAAGCGCCACTCATGTGCCTGTATGCGGCGGTATGGCCGGGGCGTTCATTGGTCGTTTTTCATACAGATACAACCAGCCTTTGATAATGCGATAGACGACCCAGAAAAAGGTGGCGGCCAGGATCAGCCAGCCGATCAGAATATACACGCCGATGGCGCCGATAACGAGGCCGAGCAGGCTGATCCAGAAGGTGCGTATCTGCCAGCGAAAGTGGGATTCCAGCCAGGTGCCGCGCACGTCTTCCAGTTTGACATAATTGATAATCACGGCGATCACATAGGTGATGGCCGTGATATAGGTCAATGCCTGCAGCAAATAAACGATGTGCGTCAGCTTGATCAGGTTATCGAGCGGATCACGGTATGGATCGTAAGTCGGTTGCATGGGGCGAATGTTGTTATTGTTACTGGTTGATGGCCGCGCTGGTGGCCTGGGTGTCCCGGTTCTGTCCCAGCCAGCGTTCGCGGGCCAGGGATTGCCGGGTGCTCGACTGGGTCTTGATGGTCAAATAGACCGTATCCGCCGGTGCAGGTTCCAGTTCCAGTGGGGTTGCGAACAATTCATCGCGCCGAAAAGCGTGCAATGTCACTGTCGAAGCTGGTGGGTAATCGGCCAGCAGCGTTTCCAGGTTGTTTTTATCCACCTTGATATTGTCACAGGCGATGATTACATCCCCGGCCGACAGGCCCGCCTTTTGCGCGGGGCCATTGTCAAACACCTGACTCAGGCGGGCACCGAGGGGATCATTGACCATGCGCGCCCCGAGCCAGATCGGCGTGCGTTGTTCGGCCAGTTGGGTATCGGCGTTGCCGCCCTTGTCATCGGCATTGCGTGCGGGACGCAGGCAGAAATTGATGCCGGTGTGTTCCAGCAGGCTTTGCAAAGGCGGATCTTCCGTGCCGTGTACATAGCGGGTAAAGAAATCACTCAGATCGGTCCCGGCGATTGCCGCGGCCAGGCGTTCGATCTCGCCTTCGGGCACGCCGATCCCCGGTTTGCCATAGTCCTGCCACAGCCGGCGCATCAGATCATCCAGCGATCGGGCATCGTCGGTATACTGGCGCAGGGTCAGATCCAGCGCCAGGGCGATCAGGGCGCCCTTGGTATAGTAACTGACGATATTGTTCGGTGCGCTTTCGTCCTGTTTGTAGAACTTGCTCCAGGCATCGAAGCTGCTGTCGGCCACGCTCTGTTTGAAACGTCCCGCGCCGCGCCAGACCCGGGTCGCGGTCTGTCCGAGCAATTGCAGATAACTTTCGGTATTGATGACCCCGCTGCGCACCAGCGCCAGCTCGTCGTAATAAGAGGTAATGCCTTCGAAGGCCCATAACTGACGGGTCGGCGTTTCGCGGCTCAGATCATAGGGCATAAAGGTCGCCGGTTTGATCCGCTTGACGTTCCACAGATGAAAGTATTCGTGGCTACACAGGCCGAGGAAGTTGCGATAGTTATCCGTGATCGTGTCCTGGCCGGGCAGCGGCAGATCGTTGCGACTGCACAGCAGGCTGGTGGAACTGCGGTGTTCGAGCCCCCCGTAGCCTTCACCGACCGCCGTCACCATAAACAGATAACGTTCCATCTTCGGCAGCTCGCCAAACATGGCCACATGCGTGTGGCAGATCTTTTCCAGATTCCGACAGAGGCGGGGCAGATCGGCGCGATGCTTGCCGGTGATCGCGATATCGTGCGCTACGCCGGCCACCTCGAAACTGGCCAGATCAAAACAGCCCATCTCCACCGGGTGATCGATCAATTCATCGTAGTTGGCCGCCTGATAACGGCCG includes:
- a CDS encoding M61 family metallopeptidase, giving the protein MNQRFPVSYTVTPLSLEAHLFRVQCTIEQPDPAGQRLSMPSWIPGSYMIRDFAKSVVRLRASDDQGHPLTVVKHDKATWEVAACDTPLYIEYEVYAWDLSVRGAHLDTTHAYFNGTTVFVAIEGQTDQPCQVTLQRPEGEAYQNWRVATTLPRRDAPLYDFGRYQAANYDELIDHPVEMGCFDLASFEVAGVAHDIAITGKHRADLPRLCRNLEKICHTHVAMFGELPKMERYLFMVTAVGEGYGGLEHRSSTSLLCSRNDLPLPGQDTITDNYRNFLGLCSHEYFHLWNVKRIKPATFMPYDLSRETPTRQLWAFEGITSYYDELALVRSGVINTESYLQLLGQTATRVWRGAGRFKQSVADSSFDAWSKFYKQDESAPNNIVSYYTKGALIALALDLTLRQYTDDARSLDDLMRRLWQDYGKPGIGVPEGEIERLAAAIAGTDLSDFFTRYVHGTEDPPLQSLLEHTGINFCLRPARNADDKGGNADTQLAEQRTPIWLGARMVNDPLGARLSQVFDNGPAQKAGLSAGDVIIACDNIKVDKNNLETLLADYPPASTVTLHAFRRDELFATPLELEPAPADTVYLTIKTQSSTRQSLARERWLGQNRDTQATSAAINQ